GGAGCGCCGGGGGCCGCCGGATCACTTCGGGTGCAGTTCGAGCATGTAGTACTCCATGACACGTACTTCCTCGATCCGGCGTACGCTGCGCAGCAGTTCGACCCGCAGGCCCGTTTGCTCGGCGACGGCGTCGAGGCGTTCGCGGTCCCCGAGGTCGGCCGTGCCCAGCAGCAGTCTGCCGCCGTCGGCCAGATGCTCATGGGCTCCGGCGAGATACCGGGCCTGGCCCCGGTAGCCCGGGTCGAAGACGGCGGTGTGCAGATCGGTGGAGAGCGCGTAGCCGTCCTCCACATAGGTCCAGGGCACGTTCCAGAAGATCGTGTCGAAGCGGTCCGTGGGCGCAAGCGCCGTGTACATGTCGCTGTGGAGGGCGCGTACCCGGTCGCTCACACCGTGCCGCTCGGCGTTGGCGACCGTGTTGGCAATGGCCTTCTCGTTGATGTCGAGCGCGGTGACGGAGGTGCAGCCGCTGAGCGCGGCCGTCACGGCGATGACGCCCGTACCGCAGCCGACCTCCAGGAACGAGCCGCCCTCGGGGTAGGGCACCATCGAGGCCAGCACCTCGGTGGCGGCGCTCAGGGTGCTGGGCCAGACACCCCGGTGCAGGCTCCACTCCCGTCCCAGCAGGGTGAAGGAGTCCGGCAGGTCGTCACCGACGAGGGCGTGCCGGAGGGTCCGGGCCACGGTCTCGGGGTCTTCCTTGAACGTCATGGTCACGTCCTCTTCGGTGGGGTCGGTCATCGGGACGGGTCAAACGGGTGGGACGGGTCGGCCGCGTACCGCGCGAGCGCTCCGCGGTGACGGCCGATCTTGCGGAAGGCTTCGGCGTACTGGTCGATGAGTGTTCTGTCCCCGGGCCAGTCGGTGAAGGTGGGCAGGGACAGCGCGTGCCGTTCGACGTGCTCGGCGTGCGATCCGGCCTGGGGCGCGACGCCTTTCTTCGGTGTTCCGGGGAAGAGGGGGTTCTCCGGGCGGGCGTAGAGCGGCAGGGTCGACAGCCGGGGGCCGGAGGGGGCGCCCACCTCCATGCCTTCGGCGCGCAGTGCCTCGATGAGCACGGAGCGCGGGACGCCGCCCAGCGCCTCGGGCCGGTAGAGCGGTTTGTAGCCGTACCAGGCGCCCATGTCGACGTGGTCGGCGATGTGCACCGGCTCCAGATAGTCCACGTCGGCGAGGTGTTCGCCGAGGTGGCGCAGACAGCGGTGCCGGGCCTCCTTGCGGGCCGGGAACGCCGCGAGCGCGTGCCGGGCGACGATGGCGTTGAACGGGGACATGCGCAGCTTGAGCCCGAAGCCGGTGACCCAGTGGGCCCGCAGGTCCTCGTCGAGGACGCTGTCCCGGGAGCGGTCCCGGTAGTGCCCAAGGAGTGTGGCGCGGTCGTGGACCTGGGGGTCGCTGGTGACGAGGATGCCGCCCTCCCCCGCGTAGACGGCCTTGTTGGCCTGGAGGGAGAAGACCGCGGCGTCGCCGAAGGTGCCGACGGGCCTGCCCTTGTACCGGCTGCCATGGGCGTGGGAGCAGTCCTCCAGGACGCGCAGCCCGTGCCGCTCGGCGATCCGCAGGATCTCGTCCATGTCGCAGGGGTGGCCCCACTGGTGGACGACGGTGACGACCTTGGTGTGCTCGGTGATCGCGGCTTGGAGCGCCTTGGGGTCCAGGCCGCGGGTGTCGGGGTCGATGTCGGCGAGGACCACATCGCCGCGGAGCGCGAAGACGGGGCTCAGCGCCGCGTGGTAGGTGAGCGCCGGTCCCACGACGTCCACGCCGTCCCGCACCCCGAGGGCGAAGTAGGCGGCGAGGAGGGCGCTGGTGCCGGAGTTGAAGGTGACCGCGAAGCGGGCTCCGCCGTCGAGGAAGGCGAGGAAGTCGGCCTCAAGCCGGCCGATGGGACCGCTGTTGCCCTTGATGGAGATGTCGGTGTTCCGCTGCTCGGCCAGTTCGGACAGCTCCGCCCGGTCGGCGGGGGGCGGCCAGACCTCGTGTGGCAGGGGCTGTTCGATGGCGGGTGCTCCTCCGAGGAGGGCGAGGCGTTCGGCGGTGGTCATGTGTCCTTCCGGTATGGGGCGGTGGGGCCGCGGGGTCAGGCACACCGGTCGGCGAGCGCGTTCCGCTCCGGTGACCGGTCCCGGTAGATCCCGTCGATCGTGCGGACGGCGGCGAGTTGGCGCCGGAAGTGCTCCTGCCGGTAGGAGCGGTCGTCCAGATGCCCCAGATGGTGGGCGATCATCGACCGCACGGCGTCGGTCTTGGGGCCTTCCCAGACATAGCGCTCCAGCGGCAGCCCGCCGACGGAGTGCAGGGTGGCGGCCCCGGGGGTGACGTTCAACGCGCCTTCGGTGCCGAGCACGCAGAGGTGTTCGGTCTTCTCGTGGTGGTGGCGCGATATCCGCAGGGAGCCCACCAGACCCGTTGAGGGATAGCTGCACATGAGGCCGACGAGATCCTCCAGTCGGCGATCCCGCGTCTCCCGGTATTGGTGCACGAAGGCGGAGTGCACCCGTAAGGGTTCGGGTTCGGGGAACATTCCGCTGAGTACGTCGATGAGGTGGTAGCCCATGTCGAGGAGCACCCCGCCCATCGCCTGCTCCCGGGAGGCGCGCCACCCCGTCGTCGGATGGGCCAGGTTGAAGTGGTAGTCGTAGGAGAACCAGTAGGGATCCCCGATCCGCGCGAGGTTCTCCCGGGCGAACCGGAACACGGGGTTGAAGTTCCGTTGCAGCAGGGTGAGGACGCCGCGGTCGGCGCGTTGTGCCTGGTGTATCAGTTGCCGGGCTTCGTGCTCGGTGACGGCGAACGGCTTCTCCTTGACGACATGGCTGCCGTGTGCCAGGAGTTGTGAGCAGACCGGGAAGTGCTCGTTGTGCGGGACGGTGACCACCGCGGCGTCGAAGTCGACTTTCGCGAGTGCTTCACCGAGGACATCGTAATGGGGGAATCCCCACTCGTCGGCGAGTGACGTTGCCGCGGGGGCGGGGTCGACACCGGCGACGACATCCGCGGTCTCCCGCACGATCGGCAGATACTCTTTTCCTTGGTGCCCGGCGAATCCGACCATCAGTACTCGCGGTCGCGGACGCGCGTTCTTCAACCCGTCACTGGGCATGCGAAATATCCTCTCGCGCAGGATTGTTTGAGGATGGCGCGGGCGGCCGGGAAAGTTCGTCGAGATCCGGATCGGGCTCTTGGCGCGGACGGCTCAGGGAGTTCTGTTTCTCTTCCCTGCGGCATCGGCGAGCCAGCTGTGTGCCGCGGTCACGACGTCCTTGATGAAGGTGCTTCCGCTGCGCTGCGCGTTCTCGTCGAGCAACGAGAGTCCGTCGGCCGCTATCCAGGCGAACTCGGTGTGCTTGTCCCGTTCGAGTTCCGGCGACGAGAGGTCGCCGTCCACCTCGACGACATAGTCCGACTCGATGTGCCGGAGTCCGTCCGCCGTCCACTCCTCGTGCGCCACCCGGGCGAGAACGCGGCGCAGCCGCCACCCGGTCTCCTCCGCTATTTCCCGGCGGAGTGCCTCCTGGGGGGATTCCCCCTCTTCCACGGCTCCGCCGACGACGTCCCAGCACTCGGGGAAGAGACGCCTGTCGGCCGAGCGCCGCTGGACGAAGATCCGGTCGTGCGGGTCGCGGATCAGCGCGCCCACCACCTGCCGGGGTTCGGGCACCTCGGTCGCCCCGGCCACGTCAGCCGTTCACCGGATGCCGACCACGCCTGAAGCCGTATGTCTTCTTTCACGGAACCAGCCGACCATTCTTCCCTCATTTCACCGGCACACAGAACTCGCATGCATGATGCATCGGGCAAAATTCGCGCAGAGTCGAACAGCATGAACAGCAACGTCGACGCGGTCCGGATTCCCATCGGATCGCGATGATTGTCGGGCCTACGTTTCCACCCTGAACATTACCTGGGCAGCCCCGGATGAACAGGAGTTCGCACCAGGGCTTCGGACGCCTCAACTCATCCTTGACAGAAAGCCACATCACATGCTGACGCATATGCCACGACAGGTGCCGGGTGTCCGATCGGGCACGAACACCCGGGCGACCTGCGCCGATCCATGCGCGCCGACGGCTCGCCCTGCCCGTTTCACGGACGACGGGACTTCTCGTCGCCCTGCCCCTGAGCGACCACTTTCCGCCACGGCCGATCGTTTCGCGAGGGAATATGTTGGCCAGATTGGCCGCCCCATCATGGCTCAATGGTGTCGCTCGGTGACTGACTGGCCCGCGCTCCTCCCGGCGGCGGCCCGGGGACGGGCCCTCCGTTCACGGGCGGCGGGCGACCAGGAAGACATAGCCGACCTGCGGGAGCGCGCCGAACAGGGGCAGGGAGCGGGTGGAGTTGAAGAACTCGTAGTGGGGGTCGTCGGCGGAGGGGGCGACATCGGCGAAGGCATCGGCGAACGCCTGATAGGTGCGCCGGACGTGCTCCCCGATGTCGGTGAACTCCACCACCTCCAGACCGGCGCGGTCGAGGGCGGTGCGCAACTCCTCCGGTTCGGGCAGCGCGGGGGACTGGAACGCCCGGCTCGTCCGGCGGACGATCTCCGCGGCCTCCCCGGTCACCGGCGACCGGACCAGCACATCGGTGATGACCAGCGGGCTGCCGGGGCGCAGGGTCCGGGCGATCTCGGTGAGGGCGGCGGTCCGGTCGCCGATGTGCATCATGGACTCGATCGCCCAGGCACCGTCGAAGGATTCCGCCGCGAAGGGCAGCGCGCGGGCGTCCGCGTACCGGAAGTCCACCCGGTCGGCGAGCGCGGCGGCTTCCGCCCGGGTGCGGGCGAGTTCGATGTCCTGGTCGCTCACCGAGACACCCGACACCTGGGCGCCGGTGGCCCGGGCGATCCGCAGGGCGGGCCGCCCGGTTCCGCAGCCGACGTCCAGCAGACGGTGACCGGGCGCGGCGGCCAGCCGCTCCGCCACCAGGTCGGTGAGCCGGTCGGTGGCCTGGTTGAGCGAGCGGTCGTCCGCGGCGCTGTCCCAGTAGCCGACGTGGATGTTCCCGTCGACGTCGGCGCCGACGGCGCCGTCCACGGTCTCGGTGTGTTCGTCATGGAGCCGGTCGGCGTCCGGTGACGACGGGGCGGTGCGGTGCGCGGACGGGTCGTTGGTCATCGAGGTCTCCCGGGCGTGAGGGTGTGTCAGCGGGTGACGCGTGCGGCGGCGGAGGGACCCGGCTGCCGCATGGTGCCGAGTGAGCGGTCAGGGGCTTCCCGGACGGACGCGTCGTCCTGGTCCGGGTGGACGACCGTGGGCACGGGGGCGTGCGGCTGGGCGGAGGGGCACCGTGCGTCCGCCGTCCGCCGCAGGGGGCTCCGGTGGGAGTCGGCGACGGTGCGCATGCCCCCGGCGGTCATCCTCGCCGTTCCGATGAGGGCTCCGCCGAGCGGTCCACCGCCCTGCCGGGGCCGGGCGGAATGCCCTGGAGGCGTCTGCCGTGGGGCCTCTCCGGGCGGTGTCGGACGGTGACGGTGGACATCGAGCGACCATTGTCCTGGAGGACATGGGCTCCGTCCAGGGTGCCCCGAGGGGGAGCCGGTCGGAACGGGGGTGTGCCGCGGGGCCCCCCGTGCCGTCCGGCGGACCCCGGCGGTCGGGGCGTGGCGCTCGTCCTCGGCCGAGCGGCCCGGAACACCGGCCGGTCGCCGGGCGGCTCCAGACGCAGCCCGTGGACGGGCGGCCGTCGACGGGCGGCCGGACAGCGTCCGTAGTGGACGGCGGGCGAGCGGGACGCCCTACCGGTCGTCGCCGGTGGGCGGCTCGGCGGCGTCCCCGCGAGGAGAGAAGGCCCGCCCGGGCGGCGCGGGTCGCCCTTCTGGAGCCGCTCGGCACCCGTGTCCGCAGCCGTCGATAACCTGACAGTCGGTGTGCGTCCGCACACCGGTGAGAAGGGGGTCAGGGGACATGAGCACCATCGACGCGGGCCCGGTCGGCCACCGCGTTTCCATCGTGGACGAGGACCCGCTGCGGGCCCGGAAGGAAGCGCGCGAGCTGCTCGCGGCGCTCGCCCCCGCGGAGCCGCGGGCGGCGCTCGTCCTGCCCGGCCGGACCGCGGGAAGCGGCGGCGACAAGGGCGGGTCAGTCACGGATCTGATCGGAGTGGTGTTCAGCGGAGGGGCCCTCGCTGCCGCGGGTGTCCAGATCTGGCTGGCCCGGGTACCGCAGCGGACGGTCGTCGTGACCCGGTCCGACGGGGCGACGCTGCGCATCACGGGCAGGGAGGCCCGTGCCGACGAGGAACGGATCGAACGCTTCCTCCGGGGCGCCCCCGACCCGGCCGACACGGACGGGCCGGACGGGCCGGACACGAACGGACCGGACGCGGCGTGAGCGAGAACGACCGGTACGCCATGCTCGTCGGCGTCTCCACGTACGACAGCGACCACTATCACGACCTCCCGCCCGTACGGGCCGACCTGCACTACATGCAGGCGGTGCTGGAGAGCACCGAGATCGGGATGTACAACGAGTGCGCGATGGTGCCCGAGCCGACCCGGGCCGAGATGCTGCACGCCATCGAGGAGTTCCTGGAGGCACGGCAGCCCAGTGAGACCGCCCTGCTCTACTTCAGCGGGCACGGGGAGTTCTGCGAGGCCGACGGTCAGTTGTACTTCCTCACCCGGGACGCCGACCCGGAGGACCTGCCGGGCACCGCCGTGCCCGCCGAGTTCCTGGAGCGGATGCTCCAGTCCTGCCGGGCCTCCTCCAAGGTCGTCCTGCTGGACTGCTGTTCCAGCGGCTCCGTCGTCCAGGGCTGGACCGCCAAGGGCGGCACGGACCCGGGCGAGCGGTCCGCGCCCAGCACCCTGCTGAGGCCCACCGGCGTGTACTTCATCACCGCGTCCGACGCGCTCCAGGCGGCCTCGGCGATGGCGCCCGCGGGATCGACCCTCGGCACCTCCCGTTTCACGGGGGAGATCGTGGAGGGGCTGCGGAACGGGCGGATCAAGGACAGCGGATGGATCACCCCGGACGACCTCTTCGAGTATCTGACCGCCCAGATGGTGCGCAAGGGGGTGCCGCAGGAGCAGCGGCCGACCAAGTCCACGATCCGGGCGACGCACTCCCTGCCCCTGGCACGCTCCGTGGCCCGGTCCGTGCATCTGCCCGACCCGCCGCACGAAGAGGCCGGGACCGCCCGCCCCGCCGCCCTGCTCAGCGCCCGTCTGCTGGCCGAGCAGGACGCCCGCGACGGCGTCGACCCGCAGCGGCTCCTGCGGTACTACGCCCGCTGTCTGGGCGCCCAGGCGATGTCCGGCATGCTGCCCGACCGGGACAACGGCCGCGACTCCGCGTACTTCCTGCTGGGCCAGGGGGCGGAGACCGTGCAGTCCGGCCTCGGCCCCGGGCTGCCCGCGCCCGGGCGACTGCGCGCGCCGGAGAACACCGCGGAGCAGCCGGACCGGCCGGGCCTCCAGGAGTACTGGTACGGATATCCGGCCGTGACACTGCCCGAGCGCGGCGGGAACGGCCGCCGACGGGCCGCGGTGCGCATCGCGCCGCTGCTGATCCAGCCGATGGAACTCATCCCTGATGAGAACGGCCGCGGCAGGCTGCGGTCCAGTGGGGTCCCGGCCCTGCACACGGGTGTGGTGACGGAACTGCTCGCGGACGACGCCGCCGCCGAACTGCTCGCCGACTGGCAGCCGACCTGGCAGGAGGGCAACGGGGCCCAGATGGTCAAGGCCGTACGGGAGCTGTTGACGCGGCTGGGGCTGTCGGAGCTGGAGCCGCTCGACCTGTCCGCGCTGAACGAGCGGTCCGCGATGGACTCGCTGCGGTCCGGAGCGCACAACGCCGCCGTCCTGCTGACGCCCTCGGGCCTGGAACGGCACGCGACCGAAGCGCTCGTGGACAATCTGCTCCAGATGTCCGCACGCACCGGGCAGATCCCCGGTACGGCACTGCACGCGCTCCTGACCGGCGACGGCGGCGATCAGGCGGACCCGCCGCCGGTGGTGGTGGCTCCGGGGCCCTGCAACGAGAGCCAGGAACAGGTGGTCGTCTCGGCGATGACCCGGCCGCTCACGGTCTCGACGGGACCACCCGGCACCGGGAAGAGCGAGGTGGTGACCGCGGTGGTCACCACGGCGGTCGCCGCCGGGCAGTCGGTGCTCGTCGCGTCGACGAACAACGAGGCCGTGGATGTGGTGGCCGAGCGCTGCGACGCGATCTCACCGGGGCTGCTCATGCGGACGGGCAACGCCGCCGCGCGGGAGCGTGAGGCCGCGAAGCTGGAGGGGCTGCTGACCCGGCCAGCCGAGGCGCCCGGCCGCAGTTCGGAGACCGTCGCCGGTGAGGTGCGCGCCCTGCGCACCCGGGCCGAGGCGCTGCGCGCGACAGCGGCACACCTGGTCGAGGAGGAGACACGGCTTCTGGAGCTGCTGCGGGAGAGGGACCGGCGGTCAAAGGAGCTCGGGCTGCCGGCCGGCCTCCTCGCGGAGGTCTGGGCCGACGGCGCGGTCACAGCCCTCGCCCGGTGGGAGGAGCGGGCCCGGAGGGCCGCCGGTGCCGGCCGGTTCGCCTTCGGCAGGTGGCGCAGGGAGCGGGCGCTGTCGGCCCTCGTCGCGTCCACGGCGGGCACCCCGGCGGCCCCCTGGCCCGCCTGGGCGGCACAGCGGCCCGCCCCGTCCGAGCTGCTGCTCGCCCTGGCGGAGGCCGTGGCGGTGGAGCGGTCCGTACGGGAACTCGTACCGGAGTGCCTCGACCGGGACGAGGAGGGGCTGAGGCGGGCGCGTCTGGAGAGTGCCGCCGGGCTGTCGGGGGCATCCGGTGAGCTGTCCAGGGCGGTGGCCGCCGAGGCCATGGTGCGCGGCCGTTCGCTGATGAACCAGCGGCTCCAGACGCTGCGGCAGCGCTTCGGTGTTCAGAAGAGCCAGCGGAATCTGATGGCGCACGTGAAGGGGTGGGCCATCAGCACCCACTCGGTGCGTCAGCTCGAACTGGCCCCGAAACTCTTCGACCTGGTCGTGATCGACGAGGCGAGCCAGTGCTCCATTCCCTCGGTGCTGCCCCTGCTGTTCCGGGCGGAGCGGGCTCTGATCATCGGTGATCCCATGCAGCTCGGACACATTCCGGGGATCACCGCACAGCAGGAGCGGCAGGCACGTGAGCAGTCGGGACTGAGCGCGGCGCTGCTGGAGGATCACCGGCTCGCCTACCATGTGCACTCCTCCTATCAGGCTGCCGCACAGCACGGTGAAGCGGCGCTGCTGCTCGATGAGCACTACCGGTGCCATCCGGCGATCGCGGATGTGGTCAACGGCTACTGCTACGCGGGCCAGTTGCAGGTACTGACCGATGTCCGCAGGCAGGCCCCGGCCGTCGATCCGGCGGGAGCGATGGACCCGGCCCCGGTGCTGGGGTGGGTGGACGTACCGCACGGCGAGTCCGTGCCGGGCTCCGACGGCCGGTCCTGGCGCAACGCGGAGGAGGCCCGGCGGGTGCGGGCCACCGTGGACGAGCTGCTCGCGCGGCTGCCCGAGCAGGCGACCGTCGGGGTGGTCACACCGTTCCGCGGCCAGAAGCAGGAGCTGGCCCGCGTATGGGCCGACGACAGCCGGGTACGGGTCGGCACCGTGCACGCGTTCCAGGGCGGGCAGCGCGATGTGATGGTGCTGAGCCCGGTGGCCACGGAGAACACCCCGCCCCGTACGACGCACTGGGTGGCGAGCCAGGTCAATCTGTGGAACGTGGCCGTCACCCGGGCCAGGTCGCAGTTGATCACCGTGGGGAGCCATGCTTTCTGGCAGGGCCAGGCGGGCCTGCCGGCGCTGCTCGCGGAGCGGTCCGCCGTGCTGGGCGCGGGGGCTCCTGCCGATCACGGCTCGTCGCGCGGGTGGTCGCCGACCCGCTTCCGCGAGGAACTCGGCGACCGGCTCCAGGAGTACCTCGGCCGCCGCGGCATCGCCGATCTTGAGCGTGCGGCCGTGGTCGGCGGGCACACCGTGGATCTGCTCTTCACTCGGGACGGGGTGAACACGGCGGTCCTCATCGACACCGGGCCCGCGTACCGCCAGGACCCGGCCCGTCATCTGCGGCTGACGCACGCGCGCTGCGACCTGCTGACCGGGCTGCCCTCCGGGGGCTCCGGGGCGAAGGCGGGGCCGGTGGAACGGGTCGTCCGGGTGCCGGCCTGGCGGATTCTGGGCGGTGACGCGATGGTGGAGCCGCTGTTCGGCTGATGCGCGGCGGACGGTGCCGTCGGCCCGGAAGACGACGTTCCAGACGATAGGGACGGGGCCCCGGAGAGTCCGGGGCCCCGTCCGGCCGTCAGCGGGTCGCTGTCAGAGAGGTCGGAAGGCCGGAGAGGCAGGTCAGAGAGGCAGCGTCAGAGGGTCGGGGTCAGCGGCGGAGGAGCCCAGCGGTCGAGGCGGGGTTTGGCGGAGGTGACGCCGTACTCGTTCTTGAGCTGTTCCGGGATGGCGTACTGCATGACGCGGCCACGGGTCAGCGCGCTGAGTTCGAAGACGCTGGTGAAGTGGCCGAGGCGGTCGAGGGCCCAGGCGGCGAAGGGGGAGTTGTCCTCCAGGGTCTCCAGGACGCCGAGGAAGGCTGGGGCGGTGCGGATGGCGGAGTCCCAGAGGGGGGAGCGGGGGACGTCGAGCCAGTCGGCCGCGGTGTCGCCGATGAGGTAGCGGATCATCGCCGGGACGACCGGGTCGAAGACGGTGCCGGGGACGACCTCCTCGTACAGGTCGATGAGCTGGCGGGTGAGGCGGACGCCCTCCTCGGAGGGGCCCATGTGGCGGCTGAGGTAGAGGTCGGAGAAGAGCCGGGCCTCCTCCAGGTCCTTGGGCATGTGGTCGAGGGAGCAGCCGAGCATCGCGCCGACGACCCGCCAGGCGTAGTAGAAGGCGTCGGCGCCCTCGTTGGACATATGGATGCCGAGGCGGTGCATCGCGTCGAGGACCATGAGGGAGAACGCCACCTGCCCGCCGATCATGTCTTCCTGGCAGATCGGCGTGCCCAGGTTCGCGACGTCCCAGCGGTTCTCCTGCCGCAGATGGTGGCGGATCGAGGCGTGCAGCAGCCGTACCTTCTGGGCGGCGGGGATGAAGCGGCTTCCCGTCTCGAAGGCGTCCGGGCGCATGAGGTAGACGGTGAACTGGCCGGTCTCCGCCATCCGCCGGGAGGGGTAGTCCAGCGCGTGGGTCGCGGCGAGCAGCTTCGCGACATGCGGAATGACATAGCAGGCGGGCATGGAGGCGAAGGACAGCGCGGTCGAGATGTGCACATTGTTGTCGATGAAGAAGAGCCGGGCCCGCTCCATCTCGCCCCAGTCCACCCAGGACGGCGGCATCGACGTGGCTTCGAGGTATTCACGGGCGACGTCCGGCAGCCCGTCGGGGAGGTCCTGTCCGGCGGTCGAGAACCACCGCATCAGGGTGTTGAACTTCCCCATCTCCCCGCGGGCGAACAGCTCCGCGACCGTGGCGTCCGCCAGTTCGTCGCCGACCTCCCGCAGGGAGTCGAGGGTTTCCTCCGTGTAGACGGGGGCGGCGGGCGCGGGCCCGGCCGTCGGGTCGGCTCCGGTGGTGGTCATGGGCTGTGCTTCCTCTCGGACGGGACAGGGCGGGACGGGACGGGATGCGACGGAACGGGAGGGGACGGGAGGGGACGCGAGGGCTCGGACGGGGTCAGTGGGAACGGGCCAGGGAGCGGCGGGCGAGTGTGTGCAGGGCCTCGGCGGCGTGCGCCGGCAGCAGGCCCGTCCGGTGTGCCGTGTCCACCGCCCGGGCCGCCGTCTCCGCGCGGGTGGCGATCAGCCGTTCGACCTCCTCCCGGGCGCCGGTCCGCACGGCGATCTCGCGGAACCGGGCGAGCCGCCCGGGCACGGCGTCCGGTCGCGGGTCCAGCAGGGCGCGCAGCTCCTGCCGTTCGGCGTCGCTCGCCCGCTGCCGCATCAGCGCCAGCAGGACGGTCGGCTTGGCCCCGGTGATGTCGTCGAGGTTGGACTTGCCGGTGGTGTCCGGCTCCCCGAAGACGCCCAGCAGATCGTCCCGGAGCTGGAACGCCTCGCCGAGCGGAACTCCGTAGGCGGTGAACGTGTCGAGCAGCGCGGGCGGCGCGCCGCCCAGCAGGGCGCCGATGTGCAGCGGGTGCTCCACGGTGTACTTCGCCGTCTTGTACCGGACGATCTGGAGGGAGCTGTCGGCACCCACCGGGGTCCGTCCGTCCGGGCCTTCCGGGCCGTCCAGCACGCTCGGGCCGGTGCGCAGGACCTCCAGGCACTCCCCCGCGATCAGCTCCCGGGCGAGTGTGGCCCACAGGGGGCGGGCCCGGTTGAGATACGCGCCCGGCAGCCCGCACTCGGTGAAGAGCTGTCCCGACCAGGAGATCAGCAGATCCCCGGCGAGCAGGGCCAGGGCCCGTCCGGCGGCGCTCCGTGCGGCGTCGTCACCTACCGCCCGGCCGGGCGGTACGAGGGCCCGGTGGGCGGTGGGCGAGCCGTGGCGCACCGCGCTGTGGTCGATGAGGTCGTCGTGGACGACCGCGGCGGCGTGCACC
The nucleotide sequence above comes from Streptomyces clavuligerus. Encoded proteins:
- a CDS encoding oxygenase MpaB family protein — translated: MTTTGADPTAGPAPAAPVYTEETLDSLREVGDELADATVAELFARGEMGKFNTLMRWFSTAGQDLPDGLPDVAREYLEATSMPPSWVDWGEMERARLFFIDNNVHISTALSFASMPACYVIPHVAKLLAATHALDYPSRRMAETGQFTVYLMRPDAFETGSRFIPAAQKVRLLHASIRHHLRQENRWDVANLGTPICQEDMIGGQVAFSLMVLDAMHRLGIHMSNEGADAFYYAWRVVGAMLGCSLDHMPKDLEEARLFSDLYLSRHMGPSEEGVRLTRQLIDLYEEVVPGTVFDPVVPAMIRYLIGDTAADWLDVPRSPLWDSAIRTAPAFLGVLETLEDNSPFAAWALDRLGHFTSVFELSALTRGRVMQYAIPEQLKNEYGVTSAKPRLDRWAPPPLTPTL
- a CDS encoding polyprenyl synthetase family protein yields the protein MTAEPGTPLSAAGPGTAPAPDTPPAAAGPGTAKTPRAAATGPFTPARPGPGPGPGPGRRTPPPGHGPATAAPSALDTLKVRVDRALATFARDETALLEAVDPELGPVGEQLRAVVARGKRLRAAFCYWGWRAAGRDDTDDIVRAAAAMELVHAAAVVHDDLIDHSAVRHGSPTAHRALVPPGRAVGDDAARSAAGRALALLAGDLLISWSGQLFTECGLPGAYLNRARPLWATLARELIAGECLEVLRTGPSVLDGPEGPDGRTPVGADSSLQIVRYKTAKYTVEHPLHIGALLGGAPPALLDTFTAYGVPLGEAFQLRDDLLGVFGEPDTTGKSNLDDITGAKPTVLLALMRQRASDAERQELRALLDPRPDAVPGRLARFREIAVRTGAREEVERLIATRAETAARAVDTAHRTGLLPAHAAEALHTLARRSLARSH